The Tardiphaga alba genome includes a window with the following:
- a CDS encoding glycosyltransferase family 4 protein, translating into MTATDKPLRILHAVRAPVGGIIRHILDVANGQADRGHEVGILADSLTGGERAETAFAEIAPRLKLGVHRLPIKREPDPTDLLIWMKFMRLATRLKPDVLHGHGAKAGAFVRLRGRSKDMIRIYTPHGGSLHYPQNTPKGAFYSRLERALMNRTELFLFESAFARDTYQRMIGTPSGLVKCVFNGVTAREFDPVEQAEDATDICYVGEFRRIKGADLLVDAVALLRAEGHAVTLTLGGDGEETQSLKAQIQRLGLGGAVRFIGHVKPRFGFSKGRLLVVPSRGDSMPYVVIEAGAAGVPMIAANVGGIPEIFGEHTSALFASNNVSAMAEAIKTALGDQSGTQQRAQELRQRIHQHFSQDAMVEGVIEGYRSAFANH; encoded by the coding sequence ATGACTGCCACGGACAAACCGCTCCGCATCCTGCACGCCGTGCGCGCGCCCGTCGGTGGCATCATCCGTCACATCCTCGACGTCGCCAACGGTCAGGCCGATCGCGGCCATGAAGTCGGCATCCTCGCCGATAGCCTGACTGGCGGAGAACGCGCGGAGACGGCCTTTGCGGAAATCGCGCCACGCCTGAAGCTCGGCGTTCACCGGCTCCCGATCAAGCGCGAGCCCGATCCCACCGATCTCCTGATCTGGATGAAGTTCATGCGGCTCGCCACGCGCCTGAAGCCCGACGTCCTGCATGGACACGGCGCCAAGGCAGGCGCCTTTGTTCGGCTCCGCGGGCGATCGAAGGACATGATCCGGATCTACACGCCGCATGGCGGCTCGCTGCACTATCCGCAGAACACGCCCAAAGGCGCCTTCTACAGCCGCCTCGAGCGCGCATTGATGAACCGCACCGAGCTCTTCCTGTTCGAAAGCGCGTTCGCGCGCGACACGTATCAGCGCATGATCGGAACGCCCTCGGGGCTCGTCAAATGCGTCTTCAACGGGGTGACAGCCCGCGAATTCGATCCCGTCGAACAGGCGGAGGATGCAACGGACATCTGTTACGTCGGCGAGTTCCGCCGCATCAAGGGCGCCGACCTGCTGGTCGATGCAGTCGCCCTTCTACGTGCGGAGGGACATGCGGTGACCCTGACACTCGGCGGCGACGGCGAGGAAACGCAATCCTTGAAAGCGCAAATCCAGCGCCTTGGCCTCGGTGGCGCAGTTCGCTTCATCGGTCACGTTAAGCCGCGCTTCGGCTTTTCCAAGGGACGCCTACTGGTCGTCCCCTCTCGCGGCGATTCCATGCCCTATGTCGTCATCGAAGCCGGCGCCGCCGGTGTCCCAATGATCGCCGCCAATGTCGGCGGCATTCCTGAAATCTTCGGCGAGCACACCTCGGCGCTGTTCGCGTCGAACAATGTCAGCGCCATGGCCGAGGCGATCAAAACAGCACTCGGCGATCAATCCGGCACACAGCAGCGCGCTCAGGAACTGCGTCAACGCATCCATCAGCACTTCTCCCAGGATGCGATGGTGGAAGGCGTCATAGAAGGTTACCGCAGCGCGTTTGCAAATCATTAA
- a CDS encoding O-antigen ligase family protein, producing MHVSSNDAYAAPVTPPAVLTLQHGLLWLMGMGGAIVFIEPSPYEIFTLTAVVVFAASGLRMQLSFMPLALLLFAINLGYSICAAWLLDQKPIVYWILTSWYMAITALFIAMVVSEETETRLRYLRSGLIAGAVIASLAGIAGYLRLAPGEMFTLYGRAAGTFKDPNVFGAFLVLPALFCLQSVVSDGLGRTLRSTVLLGIITLALLLAFSRAAWGLLALTSAFMLLLMVLTSQSYRQRSRIIVMAIAAVIVVAMVLVILLQFDFIRDMFQQRASFDQQYDEGRFGRFGRHLLGAQMALDLPLGIGPLQFSKFFPEDTHNSYLNAFMSGGWIAGVCYPALVFTTAWIGFRYIFIRTPWQRPYLAVFSAYLGTVGEAFIIDTDHWRHFWLMLGLVWGMVVATQRYVATAQHRSALQTEKDASTMGWQPR from the coding sequence ATGCATGTGTCCAGCAATGACGCCTATGCCGCGCCGGTGACGCCGCCTGCCGTGCTCACGCTGCAGCACGGCCTTCTCTGGCTCATGGGCATGGGCGGCGCGATCGTATTCATCGAACCGAGCCCCTACGAGATTTTCACGCTCACGGCCGTGGTCGTGTTCGCCGCGTCCGGCCTGCGCATGCAGCTGTCTTTCATGCCGCTGGCGCTTTTGCTGTTCGCCATCAATCTCGGTTACAGCATCTGCGCGGCCTGGCTCCTTGATCAGAAACCGATCGTCTATTGGATCCTGACATCCTGGTACATGGCGATCACCGCCTTGTTCATCGCAATGGTGGTTTCCGAGGAAACCGAAACGCGGCTGCGCTATCTGCGCAGCGGCCTGATCGCCGGCGCCGTCATCGCATCGCTCGCTGGCATTGCCGGCTATCTGCGTCTGGCACCGGGCGAAATGTTCACGCTATATGGCCGCGCGGCCGGCACATTCAAGGATCCGAACGTGTTCGGCGCGTTCCTGGTGCTGCCGGCATTGTTCTGCCTGCAAAGCGTCGTCAGCGACGGCCTCGGCCGTACCCTGCGCAGCACCGTCCTGCTGGGCATCATCACCCTCGCCCTCCTGCTCGCATTCTCTCGCGCGGCATGGGGCCTCCTCGCGCTCACCTCCGCTTTCATGCTGCTGCTGATGGTGCTGACGAGCCAATCCTACCGGCAGCGATCACGCATCATCGTCATGGCCATCGCTGCGGTGATCGTCGTTGCCATGGTGCTTGTGATCCTGCTGCAGTTCGACTTCATCCGCGACATGTTCCAGCAGCGCGCAAGCTTCGATCAGCAATATGACGAAGGCCGGTTTGGCCGCTTCGGCCGCCACCTGCTCGGCGCGCAAATGGCGCTCGACCTGCCGCTCGGTATCGGTCCGCTGCAATTCAGCAAGTTCTTCCCGGAAGACACGCATAATTCCTATCTCAACGCGTTCATGTCCGGCGGCTGGATCGCGGGTGTGTGCTATCCGGCGCTGGTCTTCACCACCGCCTGGATCGGCTTTCGCTATATTTTCATTCGCACGCCATGGCAGCGTCCATATCTCGCGGTGTTCTCGGCCTATCTCGGCACGGTCGGTGAAGCCTTCATCATCGACACCGATCACTGGCGGCATTTCTGGCTGATGCTGGGCCTGGTGTGGGGCATGGTGGTCGCAACACAGCGTTACGTCGCGACGGCACAGCACCGCAGCGCTCTGCAAACCGAAAAAGACGCTTCAACGATGGGATGGCAGCCGCGATGA
- a CDS encoding glycosyltransferase family 2 protein, which translates to MTESSIRLAVLVPCFNEAAAIGKVVADFSAALPMADIFVYDNNSSDDTIAIARAAGAHVRSERHQGKGHVVRRMFADVDADIYILVDGDATYDAASAPAMIAKLIDERLDMVVAHRIDQDEKAYRTGHRTGNFLLTRFLADTFGRGFEDILSGYRIFSRRFVKTFPVLSDGFEIETELSVHALELSMPVAEMQTPYFARPAGSHSKLNTWRDGFRILGTILKLYRSEKPLRFFTTIAITLASMSVILSIPLFLTYMQEGLVPRFPTAILSTGIMLVAVIALFAGLILDTVSRGRREAKLLRYLAEPWIGR; encoded by the coding sequence ATGACGGAATCCTCGATCCGCCTTGCAGTGCTGGTGCCATGCTTCAACGAGGCCGCAGCCATCGGCAAGGTCGTTGCGGATTTTTCCGCAGCGCTCCCGATGGCCGACATATTCGTCTACGACAACAACTCGTCCGACGACACGATTGCCATCGCGCGTGCTGCGGGCGCGCATGTGCGCAGCGAGCGACACCAGGGCAAGGGTCACGTGGTGCGTCGGATGTTTGCCGATGTCGATGCGGACATCTACATCCTCGTGGATGGTGATGCGACCTATGACGCTGCCAGCGCGCCAGCGATGATCGCAAAACTGATCGACGAGCGGCTCGATATGGTCGTCGCACACCGGATCGATCAGGACGAAAAGGCCTATCGCACCGGCCATCGCACCGGCAACTTCCTGCTGACCCGCTTCCTGGCCGACACGTTCGGTCGCGGTTTCGAAGATATCCTTTCGGGCTATCGCATCTTTTCGCGCCGCTTTGTCAAAACCTTTCCGGTCCTGTCCGACGGCTTCGAAATTGAGACCGAACTCAGCGTCCACGCGCTTGAACTATCGATGCCGGTGGCGGAGATGCAGACCCCCTATTTCGCGCGGCCCGCCGGATCGCACAGCAAGCTGAACACCTGGCGCGATGGTTTTCGCATTCTCGGCACCATTTTGAAGCTGTACCGGTCGGAGAAGCCCCTGCGCTTCTTCACCACCATTGCCATCACGCTTGCGTCGATGTCGGTGATCCTGTCGATCCCGCTTTTCCTCACTTATATGCAGGAAGGCTTGGTGCCGCGTTTCCCGACAGCGATCCTCTCGACCGGCATCATGCTGGTCGCCGTGATTGCGCTATTCGCCGGCCTCATCCTCGACACCGTTTCGCGCGGACGCCGCGAAGCGAAGTTGCTGCGATATCTCGCTGAGCCCTGGATCGGGCGCTGA
- a CDS encoding MerR family transcriptional regulator yields the protein MDKAPDAFRTISEVADDLDIPQHVLRFWETRFSQIKPMKRSGGRRYYRPDDVDLLRGIRRLLYGEGYTIRGVQRILKENGIKAVQGLVDEEATPAFAPVPARASEPRMSSAAPLMSRPAAKAPVVEEEPEEEDVEEKLEDEEAEDEEASDEESEDAEEEDESDEDESEDGDDEESEEEADEEDGEEEEEDEEAEAEVSEDDSAEEEEAEPEPVAARKAPDVRPPEVRTDPAMRATPRVEPRLQQAIGRTDPATMSRANPMPTARANPAPQPRENPQPAPSPRPAVRLRDRERLEAVLEELLAARRALDAAMKDGGT from the coding sequence TTGGATAAAGCGCCGGATGCGTTTCGAACCATAAGCGAGGTCGCTGACGACCTCGACATTCCGCAGCACGTGTTGCGGTTCTGGGAAACGCGGTTCTCTCAAATCAAACCGATGAAGCGATCCGGCGGCCGGCGATATTATCGCCCGGACGACGTCGATCTGCTGCGCGGCATCCGCCGGTTGCTGTACGGCGAGGGCTACACGATCCGTGGTGTGCAGCGGATTCTCAAAGAGAACGGCATCAAGGCGGTGCAGGGGCTGGTGGACGAAGAGGCCACGCCGGCCTTCGCGCCCGTGCCCGCACGCGCGTCGGAGCCACGCATGTCCTCTGCTGCGCCGCTCATGAGCCGGCCGGCTGCAAAGGCGCCGGTGGTCGAGGAAGAGCCGGAAGAAGAGGACGTCGAAGAAAAACTCGAGGACGAAGAGGCCGAAGACGAGGAAGCCTCCGACGAGGAATCCGAAGACGCCGAAGAAGAGGACGAGTCCGACGAGGACGAATCCGAAGACGGTGACGACGAGGAATCCGAGGAAGAAGCGGACGAAGAAGACGGCGAGGAAGAAGAGGAAGACGAAGAGGCGGAGGCCGAGGTATCCGAGGACGATAGCGCCGAGGAAGAAGAGGCCGAGCCTGAGCCGGTCGCTGCGCGCAAGGCTCCGGACGTACGGCCCCCGGAGGTCCGCACTGACCCCGCGATGCGCGCCACGCCGCGTGTCGAGCCGCGCCTGCAGCAGGCCATCGGTCGCACCGATCCCGCCACCATGAGCCGCGCCAATCCAATGCCGACAGCGCGCGCGAATCCGGCCCCGCAGCCGCGCGAAAATCCGCAGCCGGCTCCGTCACCGCGCCCCGCGGTTCGCCTGCGTGACCGGGAGAGACTGGAAGCCGTGCTCGAAGAATTGCTCGCCGCCCGCCGCGCGCTCGATGCGGCGATGAAGGATGGCGGCACTTGA
- a CDS encoding integration host factor subunit alpha, with protein sequence MTGTGKTVTRVDLCEAVYQKVGLSRTESSAFVELVLKEITDCLEKGETVKLSSFGSFMVRSKGERIGRNPKTGTEVPISPRRVMVFKPSAILKQRINGNTDAVGNGKDHDD encoded by the coding sequence ATGACGGGCACGGGAAAAACAGTCACACGCGTCGATCTGTGTGAGGCGGTCTATCAAAAGGTAGGCTTGTCGCGCACTGAGTCGTCTGCGTTTGTTGAACTTGTTCTGAAAGAGATCACGGATTGTCTGGAAAAGGGCGAGACAGTGAAGCTGTCGTCGTTCGGCTCCTTCATGGTGCGCAGTAAAGGCGAGCGCATCGGACGCAATCCGAAAACGGGCACGGAAGTACCGATCTCGCCGCGGCGCGTGATGGTGTTCAAGCCGTCGGCGATCTTGAAACAGCGCATCAACGGCAATACCGACGCCGTCGGTAACGGCAAAGACCACGACGATTGA
- a CDS encoding beta-ketoacyl-ACP synthase III, with product MIRSVVLGCGSYLPERILTNSELAKKVDTSDEWIVQRTGIQQRHIAGEGEFTSHLAIKAAKAALANAGIDAQSIDLIVLATSTPDQTFPATAVAVQNALGITHGAAFDLQAVCSGFIFAMTTADSLLRTGAGKRALVIGAETFSRILDWTDRGTCVLFGDGAGAVVLEAQEGAGTTADRGVLTTHLRSDGRHKEKLYVDGGPSSTQTVGYLRMEGREVFKHAVGMITDVIVDAFAATGASAETIDWFVPHQANKRIIDASAQKLHIAPQKVVLTVDRHGNTSAASIPLALSVAVNDGRIKKGDLVLLEAMGGGFTWGSALVRW from the coding sequence GTGATACGTTCGGTCGTGCTCGGCTGCGGCTCCTATCTGCCGGAGCGCATCCTCACCAATTCTGAACTGGCCAAGAAGGTCGATACGTCGGACGAGTGGATCGTCCAGCGCACCGGCATCCAGCAGCGCCATATCGCCGGGGAAGGCGAGTTCACCTCGCATCTCGCCATCAAGGCAGCCAAGGCCGCACTCGCCAATGCCGGCATCGATGCGCAATCGATTGACCTGATCGTGCTGGCGACCTCGACGCCGGACCAGACCTTTCCGGCCACCGCCGTCGCCGTGCAGAACGCGCTCGGCATCACCCATGGCGCGGCCTTCGATCTGCAGGCGGTCTGCTCGGGCTTCATCTTCGCCATGACCACGGCAGACAGCCTGCTGCGCACCGGCGCCGGCAAGCGCGCGCTGGTGATCGGCGCCGAAACCTTCTCGCGTATTCTCGACTGGACCGACCGCGGCACCTGCGTGCTGTTCGGCGACGGTGCCGGCGCCGTCGTGCTCGAAGCGCAAGAGGGCGCGGGAACGACGGCCGATCGCGGCGTGCTCACCACGCATCTGCGCTCCGACGGCCGGCACAAGGAAAAGCTCTATGTCGATGGCGGTCCGTCGTCGACGCAGACCGTTGGCTATCTGCGCATGGAAGGTCGCGAAGTCTTCAAACATGCGGTCGGCATGATCACCGACGTGATCGTCGATGCCTTTGCCGCGACAGGCGCAAGTGCGGAAACCATCGACTGGTTCGTGCCGCATCAAGCCAACAAGCGCATTATCGATGCGTCCGCGCAGAAATTGCATATTGCACCGCAGAAGGTGGTGCTCACGGTCGATCGGCACGGCAACACATCGGCGGCGTCGATCCCGCTGGCACTATCTGTTGCGGTCAATGACGGGCGCATCAAGAAAGGTGACCTGGTGCTGCTCGAAGCCATGGGCGGTGGTTTCACCTGGGGCTCGGCGCTGGTCCGCTGGTGA
- the plsX gene encoding phosphate acyltransferase PlsX, with amino-acid sequence MAKKVRIALDAMGGDFGPSVVIPGAAISLTRHPDSEFVLVGDSAKIEAELANHPALKKVSKVIHSDVAVSMHDKPSQALRRGRKVSSMWMAIDAVKHGEADVAVSAGNTGALMAMARFCLRTLPGIDRPAIAAVWPTMRGDSIVLDLGATIGGDAHHLKSLAIMGSAMARVMFDLERPTVGLLNIGVEEVKGGEEIREAAELLRAADLPQLKFIGFVEGDGIGKGDADVIVTEGFSGNIALKAAEGTARQLAEYLRAAMSRTWRSKIGYLFAKNAFKALRDKMDPSKSNGGVFLGLNGIVVKSHGGTDADGFAYAVDVGYDMVRYDLLNKINQTLDRDHGAAPAPAAAQEAVS; translated from the coding sequence ATGGCTAAAAAGGTTCGCATCGCGCTCGACGCCATGGGCGGTGACTTCGGCCCATCGGTGGTCATTCCCGGCGCGGCGATTTCGCTGACCCGGCACCCCGACAGCGAATTCGTGCTGGTCGGCGACAGCGCCAAGATCGAGGCCGAACTGGCCAACCACCCGGCACTGAAAAAAGTGTCGAAGGTGATCCATTCCGATGTCGCCGTGTCCATGCATGACAAGCCGAGCCAGGCGTTGCGCCGTGGCCGCAAAGTCTCGTCCATGTGGATGGCGATCGATGCGGTGAAGCATGGCGAGGCCGATGTGGCGGTCTCCGCCGGCAACACCGGTGCGCTGATGGCGATGGCGCGGTTCTGCCTGCGCACCCTGCCGGGGATCGATCGCCCGGCGATTGCCGCGGTGTGGCCGACCATGCGCGGCGACAGCATCGTGCTCGATCTCGGCGCCACCATCGGCGGTGATGCACATCATCTCAAATCGCTGGCCATCATGGGCAGCGCCATGGCGCGCGTCATGTTCGATCTCGAGCGCCCGACCGTCGGCCTGCTCAATATTGGCGTCGAGGAAGTGAAGGGTGGCGAAGAGATTCGCGAGGCAGCCGAGCTGCTGCGCGCCGCCGATCTGCCGCAGCTGAAATTCATCGGATTCGTCGAAGGCGACGGCATCGGCAAGGGCGATGCAGATGTCATCGTCACCGAAGGCTTTTCCGGCAATATCGCGCTGAAGGCCGCGGAAGGCACCGCACGCCAGCTCGCCGAGTATCTGCGCGCCGCCATGAGCCGGACCTGGCGCTCCAAGATCGGCTATCTGTTCGCGAAGAATGCCTTCAAGGCGCTGCGCGACAAGATGGACCCATCGAAATCCAATGGCGGTGTGTTTCTCGGCCTCAACGGCATCGTGGTGAAGAGCCACGGTGGCACCGATGCCGATGGCTTTGCCTATGCGGTGGATGTTGGCTACGACATGGTCCGCTACGATCTGCTCAACAAAATCAATCAAACGCTCGACCGTGATCATGGCGCTGCTCCAGCGCCCGCGGCCGCGCAGGAGGCTGTCTCGTGA
- a CDS encoding YceD family protein, which produces MSKSDRGQRPSPVPPSHLPPPPWSVPVPVAEIPDVGLSQAIEARPDERKAMAELGGLPGIGAVKAELRLLPVRGGTVHVTGRVTGKVTQICVVSLDPVENEIDEDVDVVFAPSSQIRELAESMDDDDGESDDERPDPPEPIENGVIDLGKLVTDALFLGLDPYPRKPDAVFEDQVEAPNPDEHPFAALKALQDAAPKPKKT; this is translated from the coding sequence ATGAGCAAATCCGATCGCGGCCAAAGGCCTTCACCGGTTCCGCCGTCGCATCTTCCGCCGCCGCCCTGGAGCGTGCCGGTTCCGGTCGCCGAAATTCCCGATGTCGGTCTTTCCCAGGCCATCGAGGCGCGGCCGGACGAGCGTAAGGCGATGGCGGAGCTTGGCGGCCTGCCGGGTATCGGCGCCGTGAAAGCCGAATTGCGGCTTCTGCCCGTGCGGGGCGGGACGGTTCATGTCACCGGCCGGGTCACCGGCAAGGTCACCCAGATCTGTGTGGTGTCGCTCGATCCCGTGGAAAACGAGATCGATGAGGATGTGGATGTGGTGTTTGCGCCGTCGTCGCAGATTCGCGAACTCGCCGAATCGATGGACGATGACGACGGGGAGAGCGATGACGAGCGCCCGGACCCGCCGGAACCCATCGAAAACGGCGTTATTGACCTCGGCAAGCTGGTCACTGACGCGCTGTTTCTGGGGCTGGATCCCTATCCGCGCAAGCCGGATGCCGTGTTCGAAGACCAGGTTGAGGCGCCAAATCCCGATGAGCACCCGTTTGCGGCCCTGAAAGCACTGCAAGATGCTGCTCCGAAGCCCAAAAAGACGTAA
- a CDS encoding ubiquinol-cytochrome C chaperone family protein, with product MIWPFSRFRKPPARLRGTIEAIYGAIVAQAREPLFYRDLAVPDTVEGRFDMVVLQLWLVLRRLEPKGELAQGLFDKFCDDMDDNLRELGTSDLKVPKKMREFGSAFYGRTKAYDVALAEGREALAAALSKNIYNGRDIEHARQLAAYVEAADHTLAGLDPATLTSGAWRFPSPAATLVTT from the coding sequence ATGATCTGGCCGTTCAGTCGATTCAGGAAGCCCCCGGCGCGGTTGCGCGGCACCATTGAAGCGATCTATGGCGCCATCGTGGCGCAAGCCCGAGAACCGTTGTTTTACCGTGATTTAGCGGTGCCGGACACGGTGGAGGGGCGGTTCGACATGGTGGTGCTGCAGCTCTGGCTGGTGTTGCGCCGGCTGGAGCCCAAAGGGGAGCTGGCCCAAGGGCTTTTTGACAAATTCTGCGACGATATGGACGACAATCTGCGCGAACTCGGCACCAGCGACCTCAAAGTGCCGAAGAAAATGCGGGAATTCGGCAGTGCGTTCTACGGCCGAACCAAGGCCTATGACGTGGCGCTGGCGGAGGGCCGCGAGGCGCTGGCAGCGGCGCTGTCGAAGAATATCTATAATGGCCGCGACATCGAACATGCCCGGCAACTCGCTGCTTATGTGGAAGCGGCGGATCACACCTTGGCCGGGCTCGATCCGGCCACATTGACCTCCGGCGCGTGGCGGTTTCCGTCCCCCGCAGCAACTCTGGTAACGACATGA
- a CDS encoding outer membrane protein assembly factor BamE, with the protein MTISSLSTALRGSRLNWRRVRSAVAVAAICLSLAACAEQFQKGYILPTGALEQIPIGASQDQVLIVMGTPSTVATLNGEVFYYISQRAERAVAFMPQKVTDQRVIAVYFDKDRRVTRLANYGLQDGKIFDFISRTTPTSGQEMSYLTPLFKLISFR; encoded by the coding sequence ATGACCATTTCGAGCCTGAGCACTGCCCTTCGCGGATCGCGCCTCAACTGGCGCCGGGTCCGCTCGGCTGTGGCCGTTGCCGCTATCTGCCTCTCGCTGGCCGCCTGCGCCGAGCAGTTCCAGAAGGGTTACATTCTGCCTACGGGCGCGCTGGAGCAGATTCCGATCGGCGCGAGCCAGGACCAGGTGCTGATCGTGATGGGCACTCCCTCCACCGTCGCGACGCTGAACGGTGAAGTGTTCTACTACATTTCGCAACGCGCCGAACGCGCCGTCGCTTTCATGCCGCAGAAGGTCACCGACCAGCGCGTCATCGCCGTCTATTTCGACAAGGACCGCCGCGTGACGCGTCTTGCCAATTACGGCCTGCAGGACGGCAAGATCTTCGACTTCATCAGCCGCACGACGCCGACGTCGGGCCAGGAGATGAGCTACCTCACGCCGCTGTTCAAGCTGATCAGCTTCCGCTAG
- a CDS encoding Bug family tripartite tricarboxylate transporter substrate binding protein translates to MTKLVTRRGVLTGAAALSTAAILPRASLGASAWKPTETVRIIVPAAAGGSTDVMGRMLAAHLQPVWGQSVVVENRSGGGGTIGVAEVARLKGDGHTILVGNPGPNAIAYSIFKNLSYKSDQLQPVSNMIKIPNIVCAHPSVPIKTIPEMIAYIKANPDKLNYGSSGVGQSPHLTGAWWLQLTGLKMQHIPFRGAGPALQAALAGDIQILFDNLYPSLPQVLDGKLTGLAVTTTERNAQIPNLPAMRETAPELAKFDVSSWFGVFYPKSTPTEAVTALNEQIKVLLGTDASKKSIAAMGAVADYGTPAQYQTFIDAETAKFKTIIDKEGLQMEVK, encoded by the coding sequence ATGACCAAACTGGTTACCCGCCGCGGCGTGCTCACCGGCGCTGCTGCTCTATCCACCGCTGCGATCCTTCCGCGTGCGAGCCTGGGCGCAAGCGCATGGAAGCCGACCGAAACCGTTCGCATCATCGTGCCAGCCGCGGCCGGCGGCTCCACCGACGTCATGGGCCGCATGCTCGCCGCACATCTGCAGCCGGTGTGGGGCCAATCCGTCGTCGTCGAAAACCGCTCGGGTGGCGGCGGCACCATTGGCGTTGCGGAAGTCGCCCGCCTCAAGGGCGATGGCCATACGATCCTGGTCGGCAATCCCGGCCCCAACGCCATCGCCTACAGCATCTTCAAAAACTTGTCCTACAAGAGCGACCAGCTGCAGCCGGTCAGCAACATGATCAAGATTCCGAATATCGTCTGCGCGCATCCGAGCGTGCCGATCAAGACGATCCCGGAGATGATCGCCTATATCAAGGCCAATCCGGACAAGCTGAACTACGGCTCCTCGGGCGTCGGCCAGAGCCCGCATCTCACCGGCGCATGGTGGCTGCAGCTCACCGGGCTGAAGATGCAGCACATCCCGTTCCGCGGCGCCGGACCTGCATTGCAGGCGGCGCTTGCCGGCGACATCCAGATCCTGTTCGACAATCTCTATCCGTCGCTGCCGCAGGTGCTCGACGGCAAGCTCACCGGCCTCGCCGTCACCACCACCGAGCGCAACGCGCAAATCCCGAACCTGCCGGCCATGCGCGAGACCGCGCCTGAACTCGCCAAGTTCGACGTGTCGTCATGGTTCGGTGTGTTCTATCCGAAGAGCACCCCGACCGAGGCGGTGACCGCGCTGAACGAGCAGATCAAGGTGCTGCTCGGCACCGACGCCAGCAAGAAGAGCATCGCCGCCATGGGCGCCGTCGCCGATTATGGCACGCCGGCGCAATACCAGACCTTCATCGATGCCGAGACGGCCAAATTCAAGACGATCATCGACAAGGAAGGCCTGCAGATGGAGGTGAAGTGA
- a CDS encoding arylamine N-acetyltransferase family protein — protein MTDIINLDRYFERIGFSGKATPDLATLTAIHAAHVSAIPFEGINPLLRRPVDLDLPSLQRKLVDSRRGGYCYEHNGVLRAALEAIGFKVTGLGGRVRWNAPPDSPLGPKTHMLLKVDLPDGPYLTDVGFGACVLDAPLRLVADVEQTTAMGTYRMTETDGRLWLAVKRAGGWRMMYVFDLIPQLPSDYELGNWYTSTNPAVPFPTPLVMERVTGERRFKLVNRHLIIEARDGEQVSTRMLESASELRQVLDETFNVASPVPIEELWAIIGRAGA, from the coding sequence ATGACCGACATTATCAACCTCGACCGCTATTTCGAGCGGATCGGCTTTAGTGGCAAGGCGACGCCGGATCTCGCCACGCTCACGGCTATCCATGCTGCCCATGTCAGCGCGATCCCGTTCGAGGGCATCAATCCGCTGCTGCGGCGTCCCGTCGATCTGGATCTGCCGTCGTTGCAGCGCAAGCTCGTCGATAGCCGTCGTGGTGGTTACTGCTACGAACACAACGGAGTGCTGAGGGCTGCGCTGGAGGCCATTGGTTTCAAGGTCACCGGCCTCGGCGGACGCGTGCGCTGGAATGCGCCGCCGGACAGTCCGCTCGGACCGAAGACACATATGCTGCTCAAGGTCGATTTGCCCGATGGACCTTATCTCACCGATGTCGGCTTCGGCGCTTGCGTGCTCGATGCACCGTTGCGGCTGGTGGCGGACGTGGAGCAGACCACCGCGATGGGCACTTACAGGATGACGGAAACGGACGGGCGGCTGTGGCTTGCGGTGAAGCGGGCCGGGGGCTGGCGCATGATGTATGTGTTCGATCTCATTCCGCAGTTGCCATCCGACTACGAGCTCGGCAACTGGTACACCTCGACCAATCCGGCCGTCCCGTTTCCGACGCCACTGGTGATGGAGCGCGTCACCGGGGAACGCCGCTTCAAGCTGGTCAATCGTCATCTGATCATCGAGGCGCGCGATGGCGAGCAGGTCTCAACGCGCATGCTGGAGAGTGCGAGCGAATTGCGGCAGGTCCTCGACGAGACGTTCAACGTAGCGTCGCCGGTGCCGATCGAGGAATTGTGGGCGATCATCGGTCGCGCGGGGGCGTAG